A genomic stretch from Alteribacter keqinensis includes:
- a CDS encoding GNAT family N-acetyltransferase: MEKVTIKRMDDFERDVREEAAAVFIDGYYKDLSFFSKDRTTLQKAIRHAFCEDVYYLAEWEGEVVGILACSTNQSRAMKVNKREIVDALGFLKGSFAYSMLSRELHPPLHYPDDTGYIECVATTSESRGKGVASALVNHVIDHLHFSTYILEVVDTNTNAHRLYKKLGFTEYKRKKERFGKMKGFRERIYMRFEC; encoded by the coding sequence ATGGAAAAGGTGACAATTAAAAGAATGGATGATTTTGAAAGGGACGTACGTGAGGAGGCTGCTGCAGTTTTTATAGACGGTTATTATAAGGATTTATCCTTTTTCTCGAAGGACCGTACAACTTTACAAAAAGCCATACGACATGCTTTTTGTGAAGATGTTTACTATCTTGCAGAGTGGGAGGGGGAGGTTGTGGGTATTCTTGCCTGCTCAACAAATCAATCCCGTGCAATGAAAGTGAACAAACGGGAGATCGTTGATGCTCTTGGGTTTCTGAAAGGAAGCTTTGCTTACAGTATGCTGAGCCGGGAATTGCATCCACCTTTGCACTACCCGGATGACACAGGTTATATCGAATGTGTGGCTACAACCAGTGAATCTCGTGGGAAAGGTGTAGCATCAGCCTTGGTTAATCACGTTATCGATCACCTTCATTTCAGCACATACATTCTCGAAGTAGTGGACACAAACACGAACGCACACCGGTTGTACAAAAAACTCGGTTTCACTGAATACAAAAGGAAAAAAGAACGTTTTGGAAAAATGAAGGGATTCCGGGAGAGAATTTATATGCGTTTTGAATGCTGA
- a CDS encoding LysR family transcriptional regulator, translating to MNLQALRYFVEVAHCLNFSKAAKNLHISQPALSQQITMLEEHFNFKLLIRNTRSVTLTKEGAFLYENLQPSFENIESTLHRIEKTGAIPQRTIRIATIPSAASNWIPPLLHKLRERFDDLEFHIQETSSKHVVDLVKGRDYDIGFFRMPAHIRRKTENQLMIRELTSHSVKLVVSAAHPLARLQSINLYEARNETFLHYDPDTSSSLHTTLEQACRTAGFIPKTMGIGPELLTIANLIANDIGVTLMPTDMIDLLPSHQIRGIDVKNQDLSSTISIVWKQSTSIPEITFHALNLLEDLSTRVQRT from the coding sequence ATGAACTTACAGGCACTCCGTTACTTCGTGGAGGTCGCCCATTGTCTCAATTTCAGCAAGGCGGCAAAAAACCTCCATATTTCCCAGCCGGCATTAAGTCAGCAAATTACCATGCTGGAAGAGCATTTTAACTTTAAGCTGCTCATTAGAAATACGCGAAGTGTGACACTCACAAAAGAAGGGGCGTTTTTATACGAAAACCTCCAGCCCTCCTTTGAAAATATCGAAAGTACGCTTCATAGAATTGAAAAAACAGGCGCTATTCCACAGAGGACGATACGCATCGCTACCATTCCTTCTGCAGCGAGCAACTGGATTCCACCACTCCTTCATAAACTGCGTGAACGATTCGATGACCTTGAGTTTCACATACAGGAGACATCTTCGAAGCACGTTGTTGATCTTGTTAAGGGCAGAGACTACGACATTGGTTTTTTCCGCATGCCTGCTCATATCCGGCGAAAAACTGAGAACCAGTTAATGATACGGGAATTAACCAGCCACAGCGTAAAGCTTGTCGTCTCGGCCGCACACCCCCTTGCACGGCTTCAATCCATCAACCTTTATGAAGCAAGAAACGAGACATTTCTCCATTATGACCCGGACACTTCCTCCTCTTTACATACGACGCTGGAACAGGCGTGCCGGACTGCCGGATTTATTCCTAAAACGATGGGGATTGGACCTGAACTCCTGACTATTGCGAACCTGATCGCCAATGATATCGGTGTCACCCTTATGCCAACGGATATGATTGACCTGCTGCCGTCTCATCAAATAAGAGGCATCGACGTTAAAAATCAAGATCTGTCCAGCACCATCTCCATCGTCTGGAAACAATCCACCTCCATCCCCGAAATTACCTTTCATGCCCTTAACCTCCTTGAAGACCTCTCAACCCGTGTTCAAAGGACTTAA
- the ggt gene encoding gamma-glutamyltransferase, translating into MRHKNWIRMISVMTVMALLVAMSPFHASAKKYDGDIDSVATGTDGMVSTSHPIASQVGADVLNKGGNAVDAAVAIQFALNVVEPMMSGIGGGGFMMVYDADEDDVTIVNSRERAPAGATPDMFLDENGNVIPFQERVRHGTSVGVPGTLLGLEEALDRWGSRHRQQLMTPAVQLAEKGFEVDKQLADAIAGNAEKLSLTPAADVFLPGGVPVGEGEVLVQEDLADTLKKIRSNGANAFYHGEIAEAIADTVQEFGGSMTTEDLANYQLTIDEPVVGNYKDYTIASMPPPSSGGTFLIQMLKILEDFDLGQYEVRSFEKYHLLSETMRLAYADRAAYAGDPEFIDVPVNGLLHPDYIEERRSLISLDSVMTDIEPGDPWAYEEGSADYEIDASGHDVDNNPGETTHFTVADRWGNVVSYTSTIEQIFGSGIMVDGYGIMLNNELTDFDAVPGGANEVQPNKRPLSSMTPTMILEDGKPVATLGSPGGPRIITAVLQVFLNIAEYEMDLEDAVKEPRIYNTHTTATWWEEGVPADVRAQMTDLGHRFESNPNLVGNVQALQINYDAGMYYGVADERRDGAAIGINRPSRGK; encoded by the coding sequence ATGAGACATAAAAATTGGATTCGTATGATTTCGGTTATGACTGTTATGGCCTTACTGGTAGCCATGAGTCCGTTTCATGCGTCGGCGAAAAAATATGACGGGGATATTGATTCGGTTGCAACGGGTACAGATGGGATGGTTTCCACCTCTCACCCGATTGCTTCACAGGTGGGCGCTGATGTTTTAAATAAAGGAGGAAACGCTGTTGATGCTGCGGTAGCGATTCAATTTGCCTTGAACGTCGTTGAGCCGATGATGTCAGGAATTGGCGGCGGCGGGTTTATGATGGTGTACGACGCGGATGAAGATGATGTGACAATCGTCAACAGCCGGGAACGGGCACCGGCAGGAGCAACGCCGGATATGTTCCTTGATGAAAACGGCAATGTCATTCCTTTTCAGGAACGGGTAAGGCATGGTACCTCTGTAGGTGTGCCAGGGACACTTCTCGGACTTGAAGAAGCCTTGGACCGCTGGGGATCAAGACACCGCCAGCAGTTAATGACACCAGCAGTTCAGCTGGCTGAAAAGGGATTCGAAGTAGACAAGCAGCTGGCGGATGCCATTGCCGGCAATGCTGAAAAACTCTCATTAACCCCGGCAGCCGATGTGTTTTTACCAGGTGGAGTGCCGGTAGGGGAAGGCGAGGTACTGGTTCAGGAAGATCTGGCGGATACGTTGAAGAAGATTCGTTCCAACGGTGCTAATGCCTTTTACCACGGTGAAATTGCTGAGGCCATTGCTGACACAGTTCAGGAATTCGGGGGCAGCATGACCACTGAGGATCTTGCAAACTATCAGCTGACCATTGACGAGCCGGTTGTTGGCAATTACAAAGATTACACGATTGCCAGTATGCCGCCGCCAAGCTCAGGAGGGACCTTCTTAATTCAAATGTTGAAGATCCTTGAGGATTTTGATCTGGGTCAATACGAAGTAAGGTCTTTTGAAAAATATCATCTCCTTTCGGAAACGATGAGACTTGCTTATGCCGATCGGGCGGCTTATGCAGGAGACCCTGAATTTATAGACGTGCCGGTAAATGGATTGCTACATCCGGATTATATTGAAGAAAGACGTTCGCTGATTTCTCTTGACTCCGTAATGACAGATATCGAGCCGGGTGATCCATGGGCGTATGAAGAAGGTTCAGCAGACTATGAAATTGATGCGTCCGGTCACGATGTGGACAATAATCCAGGTGAAACAACGCACTTTACAGTAGCTGACCGCTGGGGAAATGTAGTCTCCTACACGAGCACGATCGAGCAGATATTCGGCTCCGGTATTATGGTTGATGGGTACGGAATTATGCTGAATAACGAGCTTACTGATTTTGACGCTGTACCAGGCGGGGCGAATGAAGTGCAGCCAAACAAGCGTCCGTTAAGCAGTATGACACCGACGATGATTCTTGAAGACGGAAAGCCGGTGGCAACTCTTGGCTCACCGGGTGGTCCGAGAATCATTACCGCTGTACTTCAAGTGTTCCTGAATATTGCCGAATACGAAATGGACCTTGAGGATGCAGTCAAAGAACCGCGTATTTACAATACCCATACGACAGCAACGTGGTGGGAAGAGGGCGTTCCTGCGGATGTTCGCGCACAAATGACTGATTTGGGACACAGGTTTGAATCGAATCCCAACCTCGTAGGAAATGTTCAGGCTCTGCAAATTAATTATGATGCCGGAATGTACTACGGAGTCGCCGATGAGCGTAGAGATGGAGCGGCAATCGGTATTAACCGGCCAAGCCGGGGAAAATAA
- a CDS encoding GTPase family protein — protein MAIDKEKTRELLSLIDDLFDSFSGNLNPETKDSLKKLVMGPAIEEIRKLVDDSRPPVMLVMGRSGHGKSSLINALAGKEVAPVGDVKPETPESIPYLITFPEQYSTWQIVDTRGIFETTNPDGGIPESAVSMLKESVKQYSPDIILHVVSAPEIRSFSQDLTLYQEIVDEVHKEQNVKTPTSLILNKADTIGNPRHWPPEEFANKAALLQENLSYAADDILNVNATLLNQNVPYYGYETTGNQYAGIVPVCSLEGEEWNIDTLSDLIGNNIGEEAKLDFYQAQRRDKQLKKVSSSIIKRFTTISGGVGTTPIPLSDIAVLTPLQLLMITVIGSLAGREVSKKTAYEYLAAVGVNVGAAFGLREGARQLVKIVPVGGSIISGSMAAAATYSIGKSAEAYFFHGKKIKPQKVKKDEVEV, from the coding sequence ATGGCTATTGATAAAGAAAAAACGAGAGAGCTATTGAGTTTAATCGATGATTTGTTTGATTCGTTTTCGGGGAATCTGAATCCGGAAACGAAAGATTCATTAAAGAAGCTGGTCATGGGGCCGGCGATTGAGGAGATCAGAAAGCTGGTGGATGACAGCAGGCCGCCGGTTATGCTTGTGATGGGCAGAAGCGGGCACGGGAAGTCTTCATTAATTAACGCGCTGGCCGGTAAAGAGGTTGCGCCTGTAGGTGATGTGAAACCGGAGACTCCGGAATCGATCCCGTATTTGATCACATTTCCTGAACAGTATTCTACATGGCAGATTGTTGATACGAGAGGGATTTTCGAGACGACGAACCCTGATGGCGGTATCCCGGAAAGTGCCGTTTCCATGCTGAAGGAATCGGTGAAACAGTATTCGCCGGACATTATTCTCCATGTTGTCAGTGCTCCTGAAATCAGAAGCTTCAGCCAGGATCTGACTCTCTATCAGGAGATTGTGGACGAGGTTCATAAAGAACAAAATGTAAAAACACCGACCTCACTTATTTTAAATAAAGCGGACACCATTGGTAACCCGAGACACTGGCCGCCGGAAGAGTTTGCGAACAAAGCGGCTCTGTTACAGGAAAACCTCAGTTATGCGGCGGATGATATTTTGAACGTAAATGCAACGCTGCTTAACCAGAACGTTCCCTACTATGGCTATGAAACAACAGGAAATCAGTATGCGGGCATCGTGCCGGTCTGTTCGCTGGAAGGCGAAGAGTGGAACATTGATACTTTGTCCGACTTGATCGGAAATAACATTGGTGAGGAAGCGAAGCTGGATTTTTACCAGGCCCAGCGGAGGGACAAGCAGTTAAAGAAGGTGTCTTCATCGATCATCAAGAGGTTCACGACCATTTCCGGCGGTGTCGGAACAACGCCGATTCCTCTTTCGGATATCGCTGTGCTCACACCGCTTCAGCTGTTGATGATTACGGTTATCGGTTCTTTGGCCGGACGGGAAGTATCGAAGAAAACCGCGTATGAATACCTGGCTGCGGTAGGTGTAAATGTAGGAGCCGCGTTTGGTCTGCGTGAAGGGGCAAGACAGCTCGTGAAAATCGTCCCCGTAGGCGGCTCGATCATCTCCGGGTCCATGGCAGCCGCCGCGACGTACTCGATCGGAAAATCAGCAGAAGCCTACTTCTTCCACGGCAAGAAAATTAAGCCTCAAAAGGTGAAGAAGGATGAGGTTGAGGTTTAA
- a CDS encoding DUF2512 family protein, with the protein MHYVKTVLLKAVIIAAVLLPILSLGYQYSFLATLLLTGVLTIVGFVAVDLFVLKMSSNWMATISDFGLAFLVVQVIGSFFYGEGMIAIGVSLVAATGIAIGEWFVHAYLNRTLAVN; encoded by the coding sequence ATGCATTACGTAAAAACCGTTCTATTGAAGGCAGTGATCATCGCTGCTGTTCTTCTCCCTATACTCTCTCTGGGTTATCAGTACAGTTTTCTTGCTACCCTTCTTCTTACAGGTGTCCTGACAATCGTAGGCTTTGTAGCAGTCGACTTGTTTGTGTTGAAAATGTCGTCCAACTGGATGGCGACAATATCGGACTTTGGCCTTGCTTTCCTTGTCGTTCAGGTAATTGGATCATTCTTCTATGGGGAAGGCATGATTGCTATCGGTGTTTCCCTCGTAGCAGCCACCGGCATTGCCATCGGGGAGTGGTTTGTTCATGCTTACTTGAACCGGACATTGGCAGTGAATTAA
- a CDS encoding sigma-54 interaction domain-containing protein codes for MTRPILNDSERILQALKDDLLVTDCNGTIMTVSEETKKLYGIEGRNVVGETVYQLQKEGVFTPIVTPLVLEKRDRVNVVQTTRYGKKLLITGVPVFDADGNVWRIASYSHDITEMANMETHLKDMQDEMKRVKHELDQLRLKSSGYGELFAESPPMKACLDTASRVAAVDVNVLLLGESGVGKTHLAKMIHQKSPRNKGPFIEVNCGSIPESLFEAEFFGYEGGAFTGASKKGKVGLAETSEGGTLFLDEIGELSLSLQVKLLKFIQEKQFYRVGGTKPKSLDFRLIAATNQPLQDLVVAKEFREDLYFRLSVVPIHIPPMRERPEDLAPLISHFLHLFSEKYERKKMLDDAVMQELYKQEWQGNVRELMNLIERLVVTSHSQIITHSDLPQSYRDTVSPLETSFQAPLRQTLDGVEERILRDAKKRWKTTVKMAEVLGISQPSIVRKLKKYRIND; via the coding sequence ATGACGAGACCCATCCTGAACGACAGTGAACGTATTCTGCAGGCCTTAAAAGATGACCTGCTTGTAACCGACTGTAACGGAACGATTATGACGGTAAGTGAGGAGACAAAAAAGCTCTACGGCATAGAAGGCCGCAATGTGGTGGGGGAAACGGTGTACCAGCTTCAAAAGGAAGGGGTATTCACCCCTATCGTCACCCCTCTCGTACTTGAGAAAAGAGACCGGGTAAACGTCGTGCAGACAACAAGATACGGCAAAAAACTGCTCATTACCGGAGTCCCGGTCTTCGATGCAGACGGCAATGTCTGGAGGATTGCATCCTATTCCCACGACATTACTGAAATGGCCAATATGGAAACGCATCTAAAAGACATGCAGGATGAAATGAAGCGGGTTAAGCATGAACTCGATCAGCTGAGACTGAAAAGCAGCGGATACGGCGAGCTGTTTGCAGAATCACCGCCAATGAAAGCGTGTCTTGACACGGCTTCCCGGGTAGCCGCTGTGGATGTAAATGTCCTTCTCCTAGGCGAATCCGGTGTAGGGAAAACGCACCTTGCCAAAATGATCCATCAGAAAAGCCCGCGAAATAAAGGACCATTTATTGAAGTGAACTGCGGCTCCATTCCGGAATCTCTTTTTGAGGCTGAGTTTTTCGGGTATGAAGGCGGCGCATTTACCGGAGCAAGTAAAAAAGGAAAAGTCGGACTCGCTGAAACATCCGAAGGCGGCACTCTGTTTCTCGATGAAATCGGTGAACTCTCGCTCTCCCTTCAGGTCAAACTCCTGAAATTCATACAAGAAAAGCAATTTTACAGGGTAGGCGGCACAAAACCGAAATCATTGGATTTCCGCCTCATTGCAGCTACAAACCAGCCACTTCAGGACCTGGTTGTGGCTAAAGAATTCCGTGAAGATTTGTATTTCCGCCTTAGTGTTGTGCCGATCCACATCCCTCCTATGAGAGAACGACCTGAAGATCTTGCACCACTCATCAGCCATTTTCTCCACTTGTTTTCTGAAAAATACGAGAGGAAGAAAATGCTCGATGATGCTGTGATGCAAGAGCTTTACAAACAGGAATGGCAGGGAAATGTAAGGGAGCTCATGAACCTGATTGAACGTCTCGTAGTCACTTCCCATTCCCAGATAATTACCCATTCTGACCTGCCTCAGTCCTACCGTGACACCGTCAGTCCATTGGAAACAAGCTTTCAAGCTCCCCTCAGGCAGACACTTGATGGAGTGGAGGAACGCATTCTCCGCGATGCTAAAAAAAGATGGAAAACAACCGTTAAAATGGCTGAAGTATTGGGAATCAGCCAGCCATCAATCGTAAGAAAATTAAAAAAATACAGAATAAATGATTAG